One window of Mesorhizobium sp. PAMC28654 genomic DNA carries:
- a CDS encoding IS3 family transposase (programmed frameshift) — protein sequence MTKQRQFTDAFKAEAVGLVRTSGRTKRQIAEDLGVGFSTLTRWMGRQLDREMGDPGRPPDADVAAELKRLRRENEILRQERDILKRATGFFRQGGKSVRFALIDQAKKDFPVDRLCATLGVSPSGYFAWGRRPACRRQRDDMIMLAHVRSSFALSNGTYGSPRMTRELQDNGFAIGRRRTARLMRENGLQARQKRRFKRTTDSEHAFPVAPNVIDQDFAATGPNQKWGADISYIWTREGWLYLAVVIDLFARKVVGWAAGNRLHRSLALAALNKAFVMRQPEPGLIHHSDRGSQYCSIDYQAELRAAGVIISMSGKGNCFDNAMVETFFKTLKTELIWRTSFLTRADAQAAIARYIDGFYNPIRRHSALDYISPMQFERNAAE from the exons ATGACGAAACAGAGACAGTTTACGGATGCGTTCAAGGCGGAGGCGGTTGGCCTTGTGCGAACGAGCGGTCGGACGAAGCGGCAGATCGCGGAGGATCTTGGTGTTGGTTTCTCGACGCTGACGCGATGGATGGGTCGGCAGCTGGATCGTGAGATGGGCGATCCTGGGCGTCCGCCTGATGCTGATGTCGCCGCTGAATTGAAACGGCTGCGGCGGGAGAATGAAATCCTTCGGCAGGAGCGGGATATCTTGAAACGGGCGACGG GCTTTTTTCGTCAAGGAGGGAAGTCGGTGAGGTTCGCGCTCATCGACCAGGCGAAGAAGGATTTCCCTGTGGACCGTTTGTGCGCGACGCTGGGTGTCAGCCCGAGCGGCTACTTTGCCTGGGGGCGCCGGCCGGCGTGCCGCCGGCAGCGCGACGACATGATAATGCTGGCGCATGTGCGATCGTCGTTCGCGCTGTCGAACGGAACCTATGGTAGCCCGCGCATGACGCGGGAACTGCAAGACAATGGCTTTGCCATTGGCCGGCGACGAACGGCGCGTCTGATGCGGGAGAATGGCCTCCAGGCAAGACAGAAGCGGCGGTTCAAGCGCACGACGGACAGCGAACACGCCTTTCCGGTTGCCCCCAATGTCATCGACCAGGATTTTGCCGCCACTGGTCCCAACCAGAAATGGGGTGCCGACATCTCCTACATCTGGACGCGGGAGGGCTGGTTGTACCTTGCTGTCGTCATCGATCTGTTTGCCCGCAAGGTCGTTGGCTGGGCTGCTGGCAACCGGCTACACCGCAGCCTGGCTCTGGCAGCGCTCAACAAGGCGTTCGTCATGCGGCAGCCGGAACCCGGCCTCATTCACCACTCCGACCGCGGCAGCCAATATTGTTCTATCGACTACCAAGCCGAATTGCGTGCCGCCGGCGTCATCATCTCAATGTCAGGCAAGGGCAATTGCTTTGATAACGCCATGGTCGAAACATTCTTCAAGACGCTGAAAACTGAACTGATCTGGCGCACCTCTTTCCTTACCCGCGCCGATGCCCAAGCCGCCATTGCCCGATATATCGACGGCTTCTACAATCCCATCCGGCGGCATTCCGCGCTCGACTACATCAGCCCGATGCAGTTCGAGCGAAACGCCGCCGAATGA
- a CDS encoding ABC transporter ATP-binding protein — MSKLIVSNLSINRAELPVVSSLDISVESGAISVVLGANGAGKTTLLEGLSGIIPIAGGSIAIDGREIQKARPGVRSREGLAHVEQGRTVFRQLTTEENLRVSLHAGSDLTEAYALFPELVQRRTVKASLLSGGEQQMLVIARALLTRPKVLLIDEMSAGLAPVIVTRLMSAVRKLADNGLAVLLVEQFAALALSIGNRAYVMRRGRVVHDGDCMQLLKSPDELHRLYLGG; from the coding sequence ATGAGCAAGCTCATCGTTTCCAACCTCTCGATCAACCGCGCCGAGCTGCCTGTCGTGTCGTCGCTCGACATATCGGTCGAAAGTGGCGCCATCAGTGTGGTGCTCGGCGCCAACGGTGCCGGCAAGACGACGCTGCTCGAAGGCCTGTCGGGCATCATCCCGATTGCCGGCGGCTCGATTGCCATCGATGGCCGCGAGATCCAGAAAGCGCGGCCGGGCGTGCGCTCGCGCGAAGGGCTGGCCCATGTCGAGCAAGGGCGCACTGTGTTCCGCCAACTCACCACCGAGGAGAACCTCAGGGTCAGTCTGCACGCTGGGTCCGACCTCACTGAGGCCTATGCGCTGTTTCCGGAGCTGGTGCAGCGCCGCACGGTCAAGGCCAGCCTTCTGTCGGGCGGCGAGCAGCAGATGCTGGTCATCGCACGCGCGCTTCTGACACGGCCCAAGGTGCTGCTCATCGACGAGATGTCGGCAGGGCTGGCGCCGGTCATCGTCACGCGGCTGATGAGCGCCGTGCGCAAGCTCGCCGACAATGGCCTGGCGGTGCTGCTGGTCGAGCAGTTCGCCGCACTGGCCCTTTCGATCGGCAACCGCGCCTATGTGATGCGGCGTGGCCGCGTCGTCCATGACGGCGATTGCATGCAACTGCTCAAGTCGCCGGACGAACTGCACCGGCTTTATCTCGGCGGATAG
- a CDS encoding NAD(P)/FAD-dependent oxidoreductase translates to MAGSRTDSLSLWHAVSRERRKRPALAGALDVDLAIVGGGFSGLSTALHAAEKGRSVAVLEAEIIAWGATGRNAGFVVPNFARMDPVNIIAQLGPERGERLIDFAAGSADLVFDLIKRHGIACDALQNGWIQPAHSPSALEKVKSRADQWARRGRPAVALNEGETEALTGARGYIGGWMDRSGGVLNPVEYAGGLADAAEKAGARIFEHSRVMSIDRIADGWMLKTAAGSVRAGKVLIATNAYGGPLNPTLARTYFPLKVFQIATAPLPSAIRSRLLPGGQGVGDTRRNLFTFRFDSANRLISGGMHVFGAGADARVPQTIWRRLGRHLDLPELPPLEYSWSGMAAVEPDFLPHLVDLGPGLIAGFACNGRGIAMTTATGKVLADWADGANARDLPLPFAPPSPIPFHGLLRHAPNMLLPWSMLRDRLDAAA, encoded by the coding sequence ATGGCCGGTTCCAGAACGGATAGCCTATCGCTCTGGCATGCCGTCAGCCGTGAGCGCCGCAAGCGGCCTGCTCTCGCGGGTGCTCTCGATGTCGACCTGGCAATTGTCGGCGGTGGCTTTTCCGGCCTTTCGACGGCTTTGCATGCCGCCGAAAAAGGCCGCTCCGTCGCCGTTCTCGAAGCGGAGATCATCGCTTGGGGCGCAACCGGCAGAAATGCCGGCTTCGTCGTGCCGAACTTCGCCAGGATGGACCCCGTCAATATCATCGCTCAACTCGGTCCAGAACGCGGCGAGCGCCTGATCGATTTCGCCGCGGGCAGCGCCGACCTCGTCTTCGATCTGATCAAGCGGCACGGCATTGCGTGCGACGCGCTCCAGAACGGATGGATACAGCCGGCGCATTCCCCTTCTGCCCTGGAGAAGGTCAAGTCACGCGCCGACCAGTGGGCGCGGCGCGGCAGGCCGGCCGTCGCGCTGAACGAAGGGGAGACCGAGGCGCTGACGGGCGCGCGCGGGTACATCGGTGGTTGGATGGACCGCTCAGGCGGCGTCCTCAACCCGGTCGAATATGCTGGTGGTCTCGCCGACGCGGCGGAAAAGGCCGGCGCGCGGATATTCGAGCATTCGCGGGTCATGTCGATCGACAGGATAGCGGACGGCTGGATGCTGAAAACAGCGGCGGGATCGGTGCGCGCCGGAAAGGTGCTGATCGCCACCAACGCCTATGGCGGGCCGCTCAACCCGACGCTCGCGCGTACCTACTTTCCGCTGAAGGTTTTCCAGATCGCGACCGCGCCGCTGCCCAGCGCGATACGCAGCCGGCTGCTTCCCGGCGGGCAAGGCGTCGGCGACACCAGGCGCAACCTTTTCACCTTCCGCTTCGATAGCGCGAACCGGCTGATATCAGGCGGCATGCATGTCTTCGGCGCCGGCGCTGATGCGCGGGTGCCGCAGACGATCTGGCGGCGGCTTGGCAGGCATCTCGATTTGCCCGAACTGCCGCCACTCGAATATAGCTGGTCGGGAATGGCCGCCGTCGAACCCGACTTCCTGCCCCACCTCGTCGATCTCGGGCCAGGATTGATCGCGGGCTTTGCCTGCAATGGACGCGGCATCGCGATGACCACGGCCACGGGCAAGGTGCTGGCGGACTGGGCCGATGGCGCGAATGCCAGGGATTTGCCGCTTCCGTTCGCGCCGCCGTCGCCGATCCCGTTCCACGGCCTGCTACGGCACGCGCCAAACATGCTGCTGCCCTGGAGCATGCTGCGCGACCGGCTGGACGCGGCGGCATAG
- a CDS encoding branched-chain amino acid ABC transporter permease: MMDLLGYGAFFLTTALMFSLITLGLNLQWGLTGLFNVGLAGFVAIGAYTSALLTTPEDVARLGGFGLPIIIGWLGAMIVGGIAAAITGMATLRLRSDYLAITTFGVAVVVQLVALNAQRLTGGPFGIGFIPRPFGELAETPLLFNLSNLAVVSAVTLIVYLALEHLSRSPWGRVLKALREDERAAISLGKSARFYRVQAFAVGGAIMALAGALQAHFIGFIAPDNYLPILTFQVWVMLIVGGSGSNKGAIIGSILVWAIWAGSGAVTSVLVPPEQQARAAALQIAAIGVMLCVILLVRPGGLFGDMPRRARFGKAAKAVAGEGTVK, translated from the coding sequence ATAATGGATCTTCTCGGCTACGGAGCGTTCTTCCTGACGACCGCGCTGATGTTTTCGCTGATCACGCTCGGGCTCAATCTGCAGTGGGGGCTGACCGGCCTTTTCAATGTCGGCCTCGCCGGCTTCGTCGCGATCGGCGCCTACACTTCCGCTTTGTTGACCACGCCGGAAGACGTCGCCCGGCTGGGAGGCTTCGGCCTGCCGATCATCATCGGCTGGCTTGGCGCGATGATCGTTGGCGGCATCGCGGCCGCCATCACCGGCATGGCCACCCTGCGCCTGAGATCGGACTATCTGGCGATCACCACATTCGGCGTCGCCGTCGTCGTGCAACTCGTCGCGCTGAATGCCCAGAGGCTGACCGGCGGCCCCTTCGGCATCGGCTTCATCCCGCGCCCCTTCGGCGAGCTTGCCGAAACGCCCCTGCTGTTCAACCTGTCAAACCTTGCCGTGGTTTCGGCGGTGACGCTTATCGTCTATCTGGCGCTGGAACATCTGTCGCGCAGCCCTTGGGGGCGCGTGCTGAAGGCACTGCGCGAGGATGAACGGGCGGCGATATCGTTGGGCAAGAGCGCACGGTTCTACCGTGTCCAGGCCTTCGCCGTCGGCGGCGCGATCATGGCGCTGGCCGGTGCCTTGCAGGCGCATTTCATCGGCTTCATCGCACCCGACAATTACCTGCCGATCCTGACCTTCCAGGTCTGGGTGATGCTGATCGTCGGCGGCTCGGGCAGCAACAAGGGCGCCATCATCGGCAGCATCCTAGTCTGGGCGATATGGGCCGGATCCGGAGCCGTGACGAGCGTTCTGGTCCCTCCCGAGCAGCAAGCGCGCGCGGCGGCCCTGCAGATCGCCGCTATTGGTGTGATGCTGTGCGTCATTCTTCTGGTCAGGCCGGGCGGCCTTTTCGGCGACATGCCGCGACGCGCACGGTTCGGCAAAGCCGCGAAAGCGGTCGCGGGCGAAGGCACCGTCAAGTGA